From a region of the uncultured Desulfatiglans sp. genome:
- a CDS encoding hypothetical protein (Evidence 5 : Unknown function): MKRPEEYPWSSFIVEGRDGPAPKICDMDWVLLHFGGDDREAMRRYALYVQNGIGTRFPSEDLKDRCILGCEHFVSAVRRMLRSGVGLQRAVKFNGSGRRPSLEALFAPHGPVDKERRNKAIARARWEFGYSLKEIAKHACVHPSTISRIARGRSGEELETPFTFPRS; the protein is encoded by the coding sequence GTGAAAAGGCCCGAGGAATACCCCTGGAGCAGTTTCATAGTGGAAGGCAGGGATGGTCCTGCGCCAAAGATTTGTGATATGGACTGGGTCCTGCTCCATTTCGGGGGCGACGACCGGGAGGCAATGCGCCGCTATGCGCTCTATGTTCAGAATGGCATTGGGACCCGCTTTCCATCAGAAGACCTGAAAGACCGCTGCATTCTGGGCTGCGAGCATTTCGTCAGCGCTGTGAGACGGATGTTGAGGAGTGGAGTCGGGCTGCAACGGGCCGTTAAGTTCAACGGTTCGGGCAGACGGCCGAGTCTTGAGGCACTCTTTGCCCCGCATGGTCCGGTAGACAAAGAGCGCCGGAACAAGGCCATTGCACGGGCTCGCTGGGAGTTCGGCTACAGCCTGAAAGAAATCGCGAAGCATGCATGCGTCCATCCTTCCACCATCAGCAGGATTGCCCGCGGGCGCTCTGGCGAGGAGTTGGAGACGCCTTTTACCTTTCCCCGTTCATGA